The following coding sequences lie in one Apium graveolens cultivar Ventura chromosome 3, ASM990537v1, whole genome shotgun sequence genomic window:
- the LOC141712307 gene encoding G-type lectin S-receptor-like serine/threonine-protein kinase At4g27290 isoform X2 yields MLFFPFLFSFLLTCSTALDTITTNQPLGDGETIVSEHGEFEMGFFNTDGLPQNRYFGIWYKKISNGTVVWVANRDHPVTNTSGVVTVTRTGILVLANETKVWSSNSSRSVKNPIAQLLDSGNLVFRDKNDENIIWQSFDYPVDNFLPGMKLGINFVTGMQRYLSSWKSVDDPSLGNFVYRMEAKGWPQFELWNGPNLTYRLGPWVGDRFSGIPRIKPNNIFKVQYVISEKEVYYTFEITDASESAIARSILPPDGRLQRQTWNKGKQQWTNYLSLQVNDCDTYGLCGGNGVCNINKAPKCECMKWFHPNSPDAWSEADWSGGCARNTQLDCKNGDGFVMVSGVKLPDTRLTRYNLTGNLQECEKRCLSDCSCMAYSNADHRGGGSGCVLWFGDLTDIRGYTVDGQDLYIRVAASESGIRRLGSNGHATDGINKDELDLPLFTFMQIAKATNGFSLNNKLGEGGFGPVYKGMLDKGQEIAVKRLSNTSRQGIDEFMNEVSCIAKLQHRNLVKLLGCCVEEEERMLIYEYMPNRGLDSVFFDKELRKLFDWVKRFNIINGISKGLLYLHEDSRLRIIHRDLKLSNILLDYEMNPKISDFGMARIFGGSETEASTTRVVGTYGYMPPEYAIEGLFSTKSDVYSFGVVVLEIVSGRRNRGFKHQDHNHNLLGHAWRSYNEGKHLEVVDPVIMESNKYSELFRVIQIALLCVQQYPEDRPSMSSVVLMLSSKIELPIPKEPGFYSERNPEKNYSSSSKCESESINQISITHLAPR; encoded by the exons ATGCTTTTCTTCCCTTTTCTGTTCTCATTTTTATTAACTTGTAGTACTGCACTTGACACTATAACCACAAATCAGCCTTTAGGAGATGGAGAAACCATTGTATCAGAACATGGAGAATTCGAAATGGGATTTTTCAATACTGATGGTCTTCCACAGAATCGATATTTTGGTATATGGTACAAGAAAATATCCAACGGGACAGTTGTCTGGGTGGCTAACAGAGATCATCCAGTTACAAATACTTCAGGGGTTGTAACTGTGACTCGTACAGGGATACTTGTACTTGCCAATGAAACCAAAGTATGGTCATCCAATTCATCAAGATCAGTAAAAAATCCTATAGCCCAGCTGTTAGATTCAGGAAATCTTGTTTTCCGGGATAAAAATGATGAAAACATCATATGGCAAAGCTTTGATTATCCTGTTGATAATTTTCTACCAGGGATGAAGTTAGGAATAAACTTTGTCACGGGCATGCAGAGATATCTTTCTTCATGGAAAAGCGTTGATGATCCATCTTTAGGTAATTTTGTGTACCGGATGGAAGCTAAAGGTTGGCCACAATTCGAGTTGTGGAATGGTCCAAACCTTACATACAGGTTAGGACCATGGGTTGGCGATAGATTTAGTGGCATTCCAAGAATAAAACCAAATAATATATTTAAAGTTCAGTATGTTATATCGGAGAAGGAGGTCTATTATACGTTTGAGATCACCGATGCTTCTGAATCTGCTATTGCAAGGTCCATACTGCCTCCAGATGGTCGTTTACAACGCCAGACATGGAACAAAGGTAAACAGCAATGGACAAATTATCTGTCTCTACAGGTTAATGATTGCGATACTTATGGGTTGTGCGGTGGAAATGGTGTTTGTAACATTAATAAAGCACCTAAATGTGAATGTATGAAATGGTTTCATCCCAATTCGCCTGATGCTTGGTCAGAAGCAGATTGGTCTGGCGGGTGTGCTCGAAATACTCAACTAGATTGCAAGAATGGGGATGGTTTTGTAATGGTTTCGGGTGTGAAACTGCCAGACACACGTCTCACACGGTATAACTTGACTGGAAACCTGCAGGAATGTGAAAAGCGGTGCTTGAGCGACTGCTCTTGTATGGCATATTCGAATGCAGATCACAGAGGAGGTGGAAGTGGATGCGTGCTGTGGTTTGGTGATCTTACTGACATCAGAGGTTACACAGTTGATGGACAAGATCTATATATACGAGTGGCTGCCTCCGAGTCAG GAATTCGAAGACTTGGATCGAATGGTCATGCAACTGACGGAATCAACAAGGACGAGTTGGATCTACCTTTATTTACCTTCATGCAAATTGCTAAAGCCACCAATGGTTTCTCGCTCAACAATAAGCTTGGAGAGGGTGGCTTTGGACCTGTTTACAAG GGCATGTTGGACAAGGGTCAAGAGATAGCTGTGAAGAGGCTATCAAACACTTCAAGACAAGGAATAGATGAATTTATGAACGAAGTTTCATGCATAGCTAAGCTTCAACATCGGAATCTTGTGAAGCTTCTTGGGTGCTGTGTtgaagaagaggaaagaatgtTGATCTATGAATATATGCCCAATAGAGGTTTAGATTCCGTTTTTTTTG ATAAAGAACTGCGCAAATTATTTGACTGGGTGAAGCGCTTCAACATTATAAATGGGATTTCTAAGGGACTACTCTACCTTCATGAGGACTCCAGGCTAAGAATCATTCACAGAGATCTTAAACTGAGTAACATTTTACTTGATTACGAGATGAACCCAAAAATTTCAGATTTTGGCATGGCtagaatttttggaggaagtgAAACTGAAGCAAGCACAACGAGGGTAGTTGGAACCTA CGGTTACATGCCTCCTGAGTATGCCATTGAAGGTCTATTTTCAACTAAGTCTGATGTTTATAGCTTTGGCGTAGTGGTGCTTGAGATAGTAAGTGGGAGGCGAAACAGAGGTTTCAAACATCAGGATCACAATCATAACCTTCTTGGACAT GCTTGGCGAAGCTATAATGAGGGTAAGCATTTGGAAGTAGTTGACCCGGTGATCATGGAATCAAATAAATACTCTGAATTGTTTCGAGTAATTCAAATTGCTCTATTGTGTGTGCAACAATATCCAGAAGATAGGCCAAGCATGTCATCTGTGGTTCTGATGCTCAGCAGCAAAATTGAATTGCCTATTCCAAAAGAGCCCGGATTTTACTCTGAGAGAAATCCCGAAAAGAATTACTCTTCATCAAGCAAATGTGAATCAGAAAGCATCAATCAAATTAGTATCACCCATCTGGCACCAAGATAG
- the LOC141712307 gene encoding G-type lectin S-receptor-like serine/threonine-protein kinase At4g27290 isoform X1, with translation MLFFPFLFSFLLTCSTALDTITTNQPLGDGETIVSEHGEFEMGFFNTDGLPQNRYFGIWYKKISNGTVVWVANRDHPVTNTSGVVTVTRTGILVLANETKVWSSNSSRSVKNPIAQLLDSGNLVFRDKNDENIIWQSFDYPVDNFLPGMKLGINFVTGMQRYLSSWKSVDDPSLGNFVYRMEAKGWPQFELWNGPNLTYRLGPWVGDRFSGIPRIKPNNIFKVQYVISEKEVYYTFEITDASESAIARSILPPDGRLQRQTWNKGKQQWTNYLSLQVNDCDTYGLCGGNGVCNINKAPKCECMKWFHPNSPDAWSEADWSGGCARNTQLDCKNGDGFVMVSGVKLPDTRLTRYNLTGNLQECEKRCLSDCSCMAYSNADHRGGGSGCVLWFGDLTDIRGYTVDGQDLYIRVAASESDEDKRSSRNLVVVIVIPVLAAMTVILILSLVYAFMKRNRERKGIRRLGSNGHATDGINKDELDLPLFTFMQIAKATNGFSLNNKLGEGGFGPVYKGMLDKGQEIAVKRLSNTSRQGIDEFMNEVSCIAKLQHRNLVKLLGCCVEEEERMLIYEYMPNRGLDSVFFDKELRKLFDWVKRFNIINGISKGLLYLHEDSRLRIIHRDLKLSNILLDYEMNPKISDFGMARIFGGSETEASTTRVVGTYGYMPPEYAIEGLFSTKSDVYSFGVVVLEIVSGRRNRGFKHQDHNHNLLGHAWRSYNEGKHLEVVDPVIMESNKYSELFRVIQIALLCVQQYPEDRPSMSSVVLMLSSKIELPIPKEPGFYSERNPEKNYSSSSKCESESINQISITHLAPR, from the exons ATGCTTTTCTTCCCTTTTCTGTTCTCATTTTTATTAACTTGTAGTACTGCACTTGACACTATAACCACAAATCAGCCTTTAGGAGATGGAGAAACCATTGTATCAGAACATGGAGAATTCGAAATGGGATTTTTCAATACTGATGGTCTTCCACAGAATCGATATTTTGGTATATGGTACAAGAAAATATCCAACGGGACAGTTGTCTGGGTGGCTAACAGAGATCATCCAGTTACAAATACTTCAGGGGTTGTAACTGTGACTCGTACAGGGATACTTGTACTTGCCAATGAAACCAAAGTATGGTCATCCAATTCATCAAGATCAGTAAAAAATCCTATAGCCCAGCTGTTAGATTCAGGAAATCTTGTTTTCCGGGATAAAAATGATGAAAACATCATATGGCAAAGCTTTGATTATCCTGTTGATAATTTTCTACCAGGGATGAAGTTAGGAATAAACTTTGTCACGGGCATGCAGAGATATCTTTCTTCATGGAAAAGCGTTGATGATCCATCTTTAGGTAATTTTGTGTACCGGATGGAAGCTAAAGGTTGGCCACAATTCGAGTTGTGGAATGGTCCAAACCTTACATACAGGTTAGGACCATGGGTTGGCGATAGATTTAGTGGCATTCCAAGAATAAAACCAAATAATATATTTAAAGTTCAGTATGTTATATCGGAGAAGGAGGTCTATTATACGTTTGAGATCACCGATGCTTCTGAATCTGCTATTGCAAGGTCCATACTGCCTCCAGATGGTCGTTTACAACGCCAGACATGGAACAAAGGTAAACAGCAATGGACAAATTATCTGTCTCTACAGGTTAATGATTGCGATACTTATGGGTTGTGCGGTGGAAATGGTGTTTGTAACATTAATAAAGCACCTAAATGTGAATGTATGAAATGGTTTCATCCCAATTCGCCTGATGCTTGGTCAGAAGCAGATTGGTCTGGCGGGTGTGCTCGAAATACTCAACTAGATTGCAAGAATGGGGATGGTTTTGTAATGGTTTCGGGTGTGAAACTGCCAGACACACGTCTCACACGGTATAACTTGACTGGAAACCTGCAGGAATGTGAAAAGCGGTGCTTGAGCGACTGCTCTTGTATGGCATATTCGAATGCAGATCACAGAGGAGGTGGAAGTGGATGCGTGCTGTGGTTTGGTGATCTTACTGACATCAGAGGTTACACAGTTGATGGACAAGATCTATATATACGAGTGGCTGCCTCCGAGTCAG ATGAAGACAAACGCTCTAGTAGAAATCTGGTGGTAGTCATTGTAATCCCAGTATTAGCAGCAATGACAGTGATACTTATCCTGTCACTTGTGTATGCATTCATGAAGAGAAATCGGGAAAGAAAAG GAATTCGAAGACTTGGATCGAATGGTCATGCAACTGACGGAATCAACAAGGACGAGTTGGATCTACCTTTATTTACCTTCATGCAAATTGCTAAAGCCACCAATGGTTTCTCGCTCAACAATAAGCTTGGAGAGGGTGGCTTTGGACCTGTTTACAAG GGCATGTTGGACAAGGGTCAAGAGATAGCTGTGAAGAGGCTATCAAACACTTCAAGACAAGGAATAGATGAATTTATGAACGAAGTTTCATGCATAGCTAAGCTTCAACATCGGAATCTTGTGAAGCTTCTTGGGTGCTGTGTtgaagaagaggaaagaatgtTGATCTATGAATATATGCCCAATAGAGGTTTAGATTCCGTTTTTTTTG ATAAAGAACTGCGCAAATTATTTGACTGGGTGAAGCGCTTCAACATTATAAATGGGATTTCTAAGGGACTACTCTACCTTCATGAGGACTCCAGGCTAAGAATCATTCACAGAGATCTTAAACTGAGTAACATTTTACTTGATTACGAGATGAACCCAAAAATTTCAGATTTTGGCATGGCtagaatttttggaggaagtgAAACTGAAGCAAGCACAACGAGGGTAGTTGGAACCTA CGGTTACATGCCTCCTGAGTATGCCATTGAAGGTCTATTTTCAACTAAGTCTGATGTTTATAGCTTTGGCGTAGTGGTGCTTGAGATAGTAAGTGGGAGGCGAAACAGAGGTTTCAAACATCAGGATCACAATCATAACCTTCTTGGACAT GCTTGGCGAAGCTATAATGAGGGTAAGCATTTGGAAGTAGTTGACCCGGTGATCATGGAATCAAATAAATACTCTGAATTGTTTCGAGTAATTCAAATTGCTCTATTGTGTGTGCAACAATATCCAGAAGATAGGCCAAGCATGTCATCTGTGGTTCTGATGCTCAGCAGCAAAATTGAATTGCCTATTCCAAAAGAGCCCGGATTTTACTCTGAGAGAAATCCCGAAAAGAATTACTCTTCATCAAGCAAATGTGAATCAGAAAGCATCAATCAAATTAGTATCACCCATCTGGCACCAAGATAG